In one Streptomyces sp. T12 genomic region, the following are encoded:
- a CDS encoding IclR family transcriptional regulator, translated as MQSVDRAISVLEILAQRGEAGVSEVAGEIEVHKSTAFRLLGALEARGLVEQAGERGKYRLGFGIVRLAGAVTGRIDITQQGRPICERLAEELGETVNIAVMQEHYAINLYQVRGPGAITAHNWVGQLTPLHATSSGKILLAHLPTKERAALLSSAGMKKVTPRTITAKTKLEKNLTEARERGYSITLEELEVGLHAMAAPVRNRDGDVIAALSASGPGYRLTEERLHELSPILLKGAEEISHRMGYLG; from the coding sequence GTGCAGTCGGTAGACCGCGCCATCAGCGTCCTGGAGATTCTCGCGCAGCGCGGCGAGGCGGGCGTGAGCGAGGTGGCGGGCGAGATCGAGGTGCACAAGTCGACCGCCTTCCGGCTGCTCGGCGCGCTGGAGGCGCGCGGTCTGGTGGAACAGGCCGGCGAGCGCGGCAAGTACCGGCTCGGCTTCGGCATCGTGCGCCTGGCCGGCGCGGTCACGGGCCGTATCGACATCACCCAGCAGGGCCGACCGATCTGCGAACGCCTCGCGGAGGAACTCGGCGAGACGGTCAACATCGCCGTCATGCAGGAGCACTACGCGATCAACCTGTACCAGGTGCGCGGCCCGGGAGCCATCACCGCGCACAACTGGGTCGGGCAGCTGACTCCCCTGCATGCCACCTCCAGCGGCAAGATCCTGCTGGCGCATCTCCCCACCAAGGAGCGCGCCGCGCTGCTGTCCTCGGCCGGCATGAAAAAGGTCACCCCGCGCACCATCACCGCCAAGACGAAGCTTGAGAAGAACCTCACCGAGGCGCGGGAGCGGGGCTACTCGATCACCCTGGAGGAACTGGAGGTCGGACTGCACGCCATGGCCGCCCCGGTCCGCAACCGGGACGGCGACGTCATCGCGGCACTGAGCGCCTCCGGCCCCGGGTACCGCCTGACCGAGGAGCGCCTGCACGAGCTCTCCCCGATCCTGCTCAAGGGCGCCGAGGAGATCAGCCACCGGATGGGCTACCTGGGCTGA
- a CDS encoding aromatic ring-hydroxylating dioxygenase subunit alpha, with protein MTSTSLPDSLIATLPGSSYTDPEFFAQEQEHIFETMWFCVARASELAKPGAFRTVDVGRESILVTRARDNSIRAYFNVCRHRGAKLCTEETGEVKRAFQCPYHAWTYDLNGKLVAAPNLTKMPDVGRTEYGLVSVAVREWLGYVWVCLAENPPSFEEDVIGEIVARLGDVESIERYDIDNLSVGKRITYDVKSNWKLIIENFMECYHCATIHPELTEVLPEFADGYAAQYYVGHGAEFGDEVQGFTVDGSEGLDRIPGVADDQDRRYYAITVKPQVFINLVPDHVIFHRMYPVSVDRTIVECDWLYLPHVVESGKDVSRSVELFHRVNQQDFDACERTQPGMSSRLYAKGGVLVPSEHHIGAFHDWVNERLGISQA; from the coding sequence GTGACCTCGACCAGTCTGCCGGACAGCCTGATCGCCACTCTCCCCGGCTCCTCCTACACGGACCCGGAGTTCTTCGCCCAGGAGCAGGAACACATATTCGAGACCATGTGGTTCTGCGTCGCGCGGGCCTCCGAGCTGGCCAAGCCCGGCGCGTTCCGCACCGTCGACGTGGGCCGCGAGAGCATCCTCGTCACCCGGGCGAGGGACAACAGCATCCGCGCGTACTTCAATGTGTGCCGGCACCGCGGAGCCAAGCTCTGCACCGAGGAGACCGGCGAGGTCAAGCGCGCCTTCCAGTGCCCGTACCACGCCTGGACGTACGACCTGAACGGCAAGCTCGTCGCGGCGCCCAACCTCACCAAGATGCCCGACGTGGGCCGTACCGAGTACGGCCTGGTGAGCGTGGCCGTGCGCGAATGGCTCGGCTATGTCTGGGTCTGCCTCGCGGAGAACCCGCCCTCCTTCGAGGAGGACGTCATCGGTGAGATCGTCGCCCGTCTCGGCGACGTCGAGTCGATCGAGCGCTACGACATCGACAACCTCTCCGTCGGCAAGCGGATCACGTACGACGTGAAGTCCAACTGGAAGCTCATCATCGAGAACTTCATGGAGTGCTACCACTGCGCCACGATCCACCCCGAACTCACCGAGGTGCTCCCGGAGTTCGCGGATGGTTACGCCGCCCAGTACTACGTGGGCCACGGCGCGGAGTTCGGCGACGAGGTCCAGGGCTTCACCGTCGACGGCTCGGAGGGTCTGGACCGCATTCCCGGGGTCGCCGACGACCAGGACCGCCGCTACTACGCGATCACCGTCAAGCCCCAGGTGTTCATCAATCTCGTGCCCGACCATGTGATCTTCCACCGGATGTACCCGGTGTCCGTGGACCGCACGATCGTCGAGTGCGACTGGCTGTACCTCCCGCACGTCGTCGAGAGCGGCAAGGACGTCAGCCGGTCCGTGGAACTCTTCCACCGGGTCAACCAGCAGGACTTCGACGCCTGCGAGCGTACGCAGCCCGGAATGAGCTCCCGGCTGTATGCCAAGGGTGGCGTGCTGGTGCCCAGCGAGCACCACATCGGCGCGTTCCACGACTGGGTGAACGAGCGCCTGGGCATCTCTCAGGCGTGA
- a CDS encoding NAD(P)/FAD-dependent oxidoreductase, whose product MRTVAVVGASLAGLSAVRSLRKRGYDGRLVVVGDELHRPYDRPPLSKEFLAGTVGEAELALETDDEDLRAEWLLGVRATGLDHAARTLRLSGGREVQADGVVIATGAAARTLPGSEGLAGVHTLRTLDDARALRDELSRGGRLVVIGGGFIGAEVASTAYALGLDVTVVEAAPTPLAGALGETMGAIVSALHTDHGVRLECGVGVKGLSGEARVDAVLLEDGRGIPADIVVVGVGARPNVEWLEASGIALDNGVKCGADGRTSLAGVVAVGDCANWYDPRAGFHRRVEHWTGARERPDAAIAALLAGGAVEPGVPRPPYFWSDQYGVKIQFAGHAAGADSVTIEAGAADDRDVLAVYRRAGDPVAVLGMNQPRLFTRWRKQLAATAS is encoded by the coding sequence GTGAGGACGGTTGCCGTGGTCGGCGCCTCGCTGGCCGGACTGTCGGCGGTGCGCTCACTGCGCAAGCGGGGCTACGACGGCCGGCTGGTCGTCGTCGGGGACGAGCTCCACCGCCCGTACGACAGGCCCCCGCTGTCCAAGGAGTTCCTGGCCGGCACCGTCGGCGAGGCCGAACTCGCCCTGGAGACCGACGACGAGGACCTCCGGGCGGAGTGGCTCCTCGGCGTCCGCGCCACCGGGCTCGACCACGCGGCCCGCACCCTGCGGCTTTCCGGCGGGCGGGAGGTGCAGGCCGACGGCGTCGTCATCGCGACGGGTGCCGCGGCACGCACGCTGCCCGGCTCCGAGGGCCTGGCCGGAGTGCACACGCTGCGCACCCTGGACGACGCCCGCGCCCTGCGGGACGAACTGTCCCGCGGCGGACGGCTGGTGGTGATCGGCGGAGGCTTCATCGGGGCCGAGGTCGCCTCCACCGCGTACGCCCTCGGGCTCGACGTGACCGTCGTCGAGGCCGCCCCGACACCGCTCGCCGGAGCGCTCGGCGAGACCATGGGCGCCATCGTCTCCGCCCTGCACACCGACCACGGTGTGCGGCTGGAGTGCGGTGTCGGCGTCAAGGGGCTGAGCGGGGAGGCCCGCGTCGACGCCGTCCTGCTGGAGGACGGCCGCGGCATCCCCGCCGACATCGTCGTCGTGGGTGTGGGCGCACGCCCGAACGTCGAGTGGCTGGAAGCCTCCGGCATCGCTCTCGACAACGGCGTCAAGTGCGGCGCCGACGGCCGCACCAGCCTGGCCGGCGTGGTCGCGGTCGGTGACTGCGCCAACTGGTACGACCCGCGCGCGGGCTTCCATCGCCGCGTCGAGCACTGGACCGGCGCGCGGGAACGGCCCGACGCCGCGATCGCCGCACTGCTGGCGGGCGGTGCGGTGGAACCGGGCGTGCCCCGGCCGCCGTACTTCTGGTCCGACCAGTACGGCGTGAAGATCCAGTTCGCCGGTCACGCGGCCGGCGCGGACAGCGTCACCATCGAGGCCGGCGCCGCGGACGACCGCGACGTCCTGGCCGTCTACCGGCGGGCCGGGGACCCGGTCGCCGTGCTCGGGATGAACCAGCCGCGGCTGTTCACGCGCTGGCGCAAGCAGCTCGCCGCCACCGCATCCTGA
- a CDS encoding bifunctional 3-phenylpropionate/cinnamic acid dioxygenase ferredoxin subunit: MMIPACRLEDLPQGEAHRLNIDPPVSVFHTDDGELFAIDDTCTHQDASLADGWLEGCEVECPLHASKFDLRTGAVDAPPAKLPVRTHEVVVEDGMIYVRLSTDAPNLPPCISARLAGGPA, translated from the coding sequence ATGATGATTCCCGCGTGCCGTCTTGAGGATCTCCCTCAAGGCGAGGCCCACCGGCTCAACATCGATCCGCCGGTATCGGTGTTCCACACCGACGACGGCGAACTCTTCGCCATCGACGACACCTGCACCCACCAGGACGCGTCGCTCGCCGACGGCTGGCTGGAGGGCTGCGAGGTGGAATGCCCGCTGCATGCTTCCAAGTTCGACCTGAGGACCGGCGCTGTCGATGCCCCGCCGGCCAAGCTCCCGGTCCGGACGCACGAGGTCGTCGTCGAGGACGGCATGATCTACGTCCGTCTGTCCACCGACGCGCCCAACCTGCCGCCCTGCATCTCGGCCCGGCTCGCCGGGGGTCCCGCGTGA
- a CDS encoding MBL fold metallo-hydrolase translates to MAARIEHLVTSGTFSLDGGTWDVDNNVWIVGDDHEAIVIDAAHDADAIAAAVGDRRLIAIVCTHAHNDHIDAAPELAARTGAPVLLHPDDLPLWKQTHPDRAPDAELTDGQGISVAGVELTVLHTPGHAPGAVCLHAPALAALFSGDTLFAGGPGATGRSYSHFPTIVESIRDRLLTLPAETVVHTGHGDTTSIAAEAPHLQEWIDRGF, encoded by the coding sequence ATGGCCGCCCGCATCGAGCACCTCGTCACCTCGGGGACGTTCTCGCTGGACGGCGGCACCTGGGACGTCGACAACAACGTGTGGATCGTCGGCGACGACCACGAGGCGATCGTCATCGACGCCGCGCACGACGCCGACGCCATCGCCGCGGCCGTCGGCGACCGGCGCCTCATCGCGATCGTGTGCACCCACGCGCACAACGACCACATCGACGCCGCGCCCGAACTCGCGGCGCGCACCGGCGCCCCGGTCCTTCTCCACCCGGACGACCTGCCGCTGTGGAAGCAGACCCACCCCGACCGGGCGCCGGACGCCGAACTGACCGACGGCCAGGGCATCTCGGTGGCCGGTGTCGAGCTGACCGTGCTGCACACACCGGGTCACGCCCCCGGGGCGGTCTGCCTGCACGCCCCGGCCCTCGCGGCGCTCTTCAGCGGCGACACGCTGTTCGCCGGCGGGCCAGGGGCGACGGGACGGTCGTACAGCCACTTCCCGACCATCGTCGAGTCGATCCGGGACCGGCTGCTGACGCTGCCTGCAGAGACCGTCGTGCACACCGGACACGGGGACACGACCAGCATCGCCGCGGAGGCCCCGCACCTCCAGGAGTGGATCGACCGCGGCTTCTGA
- a CDS encoding S-(hydroxymethyl)mycothiol dehydrogenase, producing the protein MTHQVRAVVARGKGAPVSLETIIVPDPGPGEALVKIEACGVCHTDLHYREGGINDDFPFLLGHEAAGVVESVGEGVTDVAPGDFVILNWRAVCGQCRACRRGESWYCFNTHNAKQKMTLLDGTELSPALGIGAFAEKTLVAAGQCTKVDPTASAAAAGLLGCGVMAGIGAAINTGKVGRGDSVAVIGCGGVGAAAVAGANLAGAAKVIAVDIDDRKLETAEKLGATHTVNSKSVDAVEAIRELTGGHGADVVIEAVGRPETYKQAFYARDLAGTVVLVGVPTPEMKLELPLLDVFGRGGSLKSSWYGDCLPSRDFPMLIDLYLQGRLDLDAFVTETISLDEVEKAFERMHHGDVLRSVVVL; encoded by the coding sequence ATGACGCACCAGGTCCGTGCTGTCGTCGCGCGGGGCAAGGGCGCCCCCGTCAGCCTGGAAACGATCATCGTGCCTGACCCGGGCCCGGGTGAGGCGCTGGTGAAGATCGAGGCATGCGGGGTCTGCCACACCGATCTGCACTATCGCGAGGGCGGCATCAACGACGACTTCCCCTTCCTGTTGGGCCATGAGGCCGCGGGTGTCGTGGAGTCGGTGGGGGAGGGGGTCACCGACGTCGCGCCGGGCGACTTCGTGATCCTCAACTGGCGTGCGGTGTGCGGTCAGTGCCGTGCCTGCCGGCGGGGGGAGTCGTGGTACTGCTTCAACACCCACAACGCCAAGCAGAAGATGACCTTGCTCGACGGCACCGAGTTGTCGCCGGCGCTCGGCATCGGTGCCTTCGCGGAGAAGACGCTGGTCGCGGCCGGGCAGTGCACCAAGGTCGACCCGACCGCGTCGGCGGCCGCCGCCGGTCTGCTGGGGTGCGGCGTGATGGCGGGCATCGGCGCGGCCATCAACACCGGCAAGGTCGGCCGGGGCGACTCGGTCGCCGTCATCGGCTGCGGCGGTGTCGGGGCCGCGGCGGTCGCCGGGGCGAACCTGGCGGGCGCGGCGAAGGTCATCGCGGTCGACATCGACGACCGCAAGCTGGAGACCGCCGAGAAGCTGGGTGCGACCCACACCGTCAACTCCAAGTCCGTCGACGCGGTGGAGGCGATCCGGGAGCTGACCGGCGGCCACGGCGCCGACGTCGTCATCGAGGCGGTCGGCCGCCCGGAGACGTACAAGCAGGCGTTCTACGCCCGTGACCTCGCCGGCACGGTCGTCCTGGTCGGCGTGCCCACCCCGGAGATGAAGCTGGAACTGCCGCTGCTGGACGTCTTCGGCCGCGGCGGCTCCCTGAAGTCCTCCTGGTACGGCGACTGCCTGCCGAGCCGCGACTTCCCGATGCTCATCGACCTCTATCTCCAGGGCCGGCTCGACCTGGACGCATTCGTCACGGAGACCATCTCGCTGGACGAGGTGGAGAAGGCGTTCGAGCGGATGCACCACGGTGACGTGCTGCGCTCTGTGGTGGTCCTCTGA
- a CDS encoding BCCT family transporter: MNNTRERDGSRSHPVDADLPGSPPTSAGPRTDLVVFGVAAALTLAFVVWGATATDTLESVSGKLLDGTIRNGGWAFVLAASGFVVFALWLAMSRYGRITLGKEGEQPEFRTVSWIAMMFSAGMGIGLMFYGVSEPLSHFVTPPPGTDPADANEAMETAMATTLFHWTLHPWAMYAVVGLAIAYSTFRRGRRQLISAVFTPLIGERRANGWGGRVIDILAIFATLFGSAASLGLGALQIGSGFTGLGWLGSVGTGLLVVVIAVLTVAFVASAVSGIEKGIQWLSNINMVLAVTLAVFVFLVGPTIFILDLLPTSIGAFLGDLTQMAGRTEASSGEGVADWLAGWTVFYWAWWISWTPFVGMFIARISRGRTIRQFVGGVILVPSTVSLLWFAIFGGSAMHLQDEKKLSDASTAQGQLFDVLQQYPIATVTSVVVMILVGIFFVSGADAASIVMGTLSQRGSLEPTRGVVIFWGVLTGAVAAIMLLIGGGKGDALTGLQNLTILAAAPFTLVMVGLCIALTRDLRQDPLIIRGLKGKEAIETAVMAGDEKYDGDFEIRIGPCTSTDGAESAPSEQSAQPTESTSSAH, translated from the coding sequence ATGAACAACACCCGCGAAAGGGACGGGAGTCGAAGCCATCCCGTCGACGCGGATCTGCCGGGCAGCCCCCCGACATCCGCCGGCCCCCGGACCGACCTGGTCGTCTTCGGTGTCGCCGCAGCCCTCACCCTCGCCTTCGTCGTGTGGGGAGCCACCGCGACCGACACGCTGGAGAGCGTGTCCGGGAAGCTCCTTGACGGGACCATCCGCAACGGCGGCTGGGCCTTCGTCCTCGCCGCCTCGGGCTTCGTGGTCTTCGCCCTGTGGCTGGCGATGAGCCGTTACGGCCGGATCACCCTCGGCAAGGAGGGTGAGCAGCCCGAGTTCCGCACGGTCTCGTGGATAGCCATGATGTTCAGCGCGGGCATGGGCATCGGCCTGATGTTCTACGGCGTGAGCGAACCGCTGTCGCACTTCGTCACGCCACCGCCGGGCACCGACCCCGCGGATGCCAACGAGGCCATGGAGACCGCCATGGCCACCACCCTCTTCCACTGGACGCTCCACCCGTGGGCGATGTACGCGGTCGTGGGCCTGGCCATCGCCTACAGCACCTTCCGGCGCGGCCGCCGGCAGCTGATCAGCGCCGTGTTCACCCCGCTGATCGGTGAGCGCCGGGCCAACGGCTGGGGCGGCCGGGTCATCGACATCCTCGCCATCTTCGCCACCCTCTTCGGCTCCGCGGCCTCCCTGGGGCTCGGCGCCCTCCAGATCGGCAGCGGCTTCACCGGACTGGGCTGGCTGGGATCCGTCGGTACCGGCCTGCTGGTCGTCGTGATCGCGGTGCTGACCGTGGCGTTCGTCGCCTCGGCGGTGTCCGGGATCGAGAAGGGCATCCAGTGGCTGTCCAACATCAACATGGTGCTGGCGGTGACCCTGGCGGTCTTCGTGTTCCTCGTCGGACCGACCATCTTCATCCTCGACCTGCTGCCCACCTCCATCGGCGCCTTCCTCGGCGACCTGACCCAGATGGCCGGGCGTACCGAGGCGTCGAGCGGTGAGGGCGTCGCCGACTGGCTGGCCGGCTGGACGGTCTTCTACTGGGCCTGGTGGATCTCCTGGACGCCCTTCGTCGGCATGTTCATCGCGCGCATCAGCCGTGGCCGGACCATCCGGCAGTTCGTGGGCGGCGTCATCCTGGTGCCCAGCACCGTCAGCCTGCTGTGGTTCGCCATCTTCGGCGGCTCGGCGATGCACCTCCAGGACGAGAAGAAGCTCAGCGACGCCTCGACCGCCCAGGGGCAGCTCTTCGACGTGCTCCAGCAGTACCCGATCGCCACGGTGACGAGCGTGGTGGTGATGATCCTCGTCGGCATCTTCTTCGTCTCCGGCGCCGACGCCGCCTCCATCGTGATGGGCACGCTCTCGCAGCGCGGATCCCTGGAACCGACCCGGGGTGTCGTCATCTTCTGGGGCGTGCTGACCGGAGCGGTCGCCGCGATCATGCTGCTCATCGGCGGCGGCAAGGGCGACGCGCTCACCGGCCTCCAGAACCTCACCATTCTCGCGGCGGCCCCCTTCACCTTGGTGATGGTCGGCCTGTGTATCGCGCTCACCCGCGATCTGCGCCAGGACCCGCTCATCATCCGCGGGCTCAAGGGCAAGGAGGCCATCGAAACGGCCGTCATGGCCGGCGACGAGAAGTACGACGGCGACTTCGAGATCCGCATCGGTCCCTGTACGTCCACCGACGGCGCCGAGTCCGCGCCGTCGGAGCAGTCCGCACAACCCACGGAGTCAACCTCCTCCGCTCACTGA
- a CDS encoding chorismate-binding protein: MSGTPYDLAPLARFGDLLATDLRDVTSDPAALDSTGFWAVVADFEGRLVCARFGDVRRVPVPVPAARPGAWRGPDPDAWTSSLDRAAYTAGVRRIREHIAAGEVYQANLCRVLSAPLPDPEHADVDALTALLARGNPAPYAGTVRLPAHGVEIATASPELYLRRAGRMVESGPIKGTGRTAADLLDKDHAENVMIVDLVRNDLGRVCATGSVTVPELCAVEAHPGLVHLVSTVRGELAEHAGWPELLAGTFPPGSVTGAPKTSALRIIAALETAPRGPYCGGVGWVDADRGAAQLAVGIRTFWIDRTAPGGPSLCFGTGAGITWGSAPEREWAETRLKARRLLTVASGAYRRGPRTSSHAGR, translated from the coding sequence GTGAGTGGAACCCCGTACGACCTCGCCCCGCTTGCCCGCTTCGGCGATCTCCTCGCCACCGATCTCCGGGACGTGACCAGCGATCCCGCGGCCCTGGACTCCACCGGTTTCTGGGCCGTGGTCGCCGACTTCGAGGGGCGCCTGGTGTGCGCGCGCTTCGGGGACGTACGCCGTGTGCCCGTGCCCGTGCCCGCCGCCCGGCCCGGGGCGTGGCGCGGACCGGACCCGGACGCCTGGACGTCCTCCCTGGACCGGGCCGCCTACACCGCCGGGGTCCGGCGCATCCGGGAGCACATCGCGGCCGGCGAGGTGTACCAGGCGAACCTGTGCCGGGTCCTGTCCGCGCCGCTGCCCGACCCGGAGCACGCGGACGTCGACGCCCTCACCGCCTTGCTGGCCCGGGGCAACCCGGCGCCGTACGCCGGCACGGTGCGCCTCCCCGCGCACGGTGTGGAGATCGCCACGGCCTCGCCCGAGCTCTACCTGCGCCGTGCCGGCCGCATGGTGGAGTCCGGCCCCATCAAGGGCACCGGCCGCACCGCAGCGGACCTCCTCGACAAGGACCACGCCGAGAACGTCATGATCGTCGACCTGGTCCGCAACGACCTGGGACGCGTCTGCGCCACCGGCTCCGTGACCGTCCCCGAGCTGTGCGCCGTCGAGGCACACCCCGGCCTGGTGCACCTGGTGTCCACCGTGCGCGGCGAACTGGCCGAACACGCCGGATGGCCGGAGCTGCTCGCCGGGACCTTCCCGCCCGGGTCCGTCACGGGCGCCCCCAAGACCAGCGCGCTGCGCATCATCGCGGCGTTGGAGACCGCGCCCCGCGGCCCGTACTGCGGTGGTGTCGGCTGGGTCGACGCCGACCGCGGCGCGGCTCAACTCGCCGTCGGTATCCGCACGTTCTGGATCGACCGCACCGCTCCCGGCGGTCCGTCACTGTGCTTCGGGACCGGGGCAGGGATCACCTGGGGTTCCGCCCCCGAGCGCGAGTGGGCCGAGACCCGGCTGAAGGCGCGGCGGTTGCTGACGGTGGCGTCGGGTGCGTACCGCCGCGGTCCCCGGACGTCCTCGCACGCGGGCCGCTGA